The stretch of DNA ACCGGCGCTAAGGACTCTGGCGTTGGTGCCGCTTACTTCCTGGCTGACAGACAGCTCTGGCAAAATGCGCCGGGGTCGCCGCTGACAGCATATCGCGGCGTCTACGCGGGTATTTCTGCGATGTACGCACCACCTGAGTATGCAGCCTACAGCCAATATTATGAGGCACGCGTCTATTCCGTCGGCCTGTTCGATTTGCGGAATCCGAGGCAAGGCGGCCACCGATTCCGACGGAAAGCGGTCACCGATTCCGATCGAAAGCGGCCAGCCAATCCGAACGAAGGCGGCCACCCTGTTGATAGGGTGAGACGGGGCGCGTTGTCGGCAATCTGAACGGGGCAAGGTCCTCCTTTTGCGGTCCACGCAATGGGAGGTCTGATGCCCGCCGAGAGATTGCCGATGCGGAAGATTCGAGAAGTTCTGCGCCTGAAGTATGCCTGTGGGGCGAGCGATCGGGTGATCTCCCGATCGGTCGGGATCGGCCGCACGGCGATCGCGGAGTATGTCCGCCGCGCCGCGGTGATCGGCATCACCTGGCCGATACCGGAGGAGCTCGACGACACCGCGCTGGAGCGCAAGCTGTTTGCGCCGGCTGGCTATAACCCACCGCGATCGAAGCCGCTTCCGGAGTGGGGACAGATCCATGCCGAGCTGCGCCGCCGCGGCGTGACGCTGGCGCTGCTGTGGGAGGAATACCGCGGTCATCATCCCGACGGCTACGGATACAGCCGGTTCTGCGACCTCTACGTCGAATGGCGCCACGGGGTCACGGCGACCATGCGACAGACCCACGCGGCCGGCGAAAAGCTGTTCGTGGACTTCGCCGGCGATACCATGCCGGTGTTCGACGGGCTCACCGGGGAGGTGCGCGCCGCCAAGATCTTCGTCGCGGTCATGGGAGCGTCGAATTACACCTTTGCCCAAGCCCGGTTCAGCGAGACGCTGCCCGACTGGATCGGCGCCCATGTGGATGCGCTTAGCTTCCTGGGCGGGGTGCCGAAGGCGCTCGTCTGCGACAATCTGAAGGCCGGGGTGACGGTGGTGAGCCGCTACGAGCCGGGCGTCAACCGGACCTACCAGGATCTCGCCGCCCATTACGGCACCACCATTATGCCGGCCCGGCCGCGCAAGCCGCGCGATAAGGCCAAGGTCGAGGCGGCGGTTCTTATCGTCCAGCGATGGATTTTGGCCCGGCTGCGCAACCGGCGCTTCTTCTCGCTCGCCGAGTTGAACGTCGCGATCCGCATCCTGGTCGACGAACTCAACGCCCGCCTGATGCGCAAGCTCGGTGCCAGCCGCCGCGAGTTCTTCAACACCATCGATCGTCCGGCGCTGATGCCGCTGCCGGCCGAGCCCTATCAGTACGCCGAATGGCGTCGTGCCCGCGTGGCACCGGATTACCACGTCGAAGTTCAGGGACACTTCTACTCGGTGCCATCCCGCCTGATCCGCCAGGTCGTCGAGGTGCGGGCCACCGAGGCTACCATCGAGGTGTTCCATCGCGGCACCCGCATCGCCAGCCACGCCCGCTCGGGCGTGAAGCGCCGCCACACCACGATCCCCGAGCACATGCCGAGCGCGCATCGCCGATACGCCTTCTGGACGCCGGCGCGTCTGCTGGCCGCCGCCGAGCAGATCGGTCCGTCCACGATCGCGCTGTGCGAGGCGATCATGCGGACAAAGCCGCATCCCGAGCAGGGCTTCCGATCCTGTCTCGGCATCCTGCGGTTGGAAAAGACCTATGGGACGCAACGTCTCGAAGCCGCATGCCGCCGTGGGATCAGCATCGGCTCAGCGAGCTATCGGTCGATCGCCTCGATCCTCAAGACCGGCCTGGACAAGGCCTTCCTTCCCGACACCACCCCCGACGCCGATCCCATCCAGCACGGCAACATCCGTGGCCGCGGCTACTACCACTGACCAGCAACAAGGAGACCTTATGCTCAGCAACCACACCCACGAACGTCTCGCCGCTCTCGGGCTCGCCGGCATGGCCAAGGCCTTCGATGATCAGCAACGCCAACCGGACGTCACCGCGCTGACCTTCGAGCAGCGCCTCGGCCTGATGATCGATCGCGAAGCAACCGAGCGAGAGAACAAAAGGCTCATCGTGCGCCTGAAGTTCGCCTCGCTACGGCAGACCGCAATCGTCGAAGATGTCGATCTGCGCGCTCCGCGCGGCATCGACCGCGCCTTCTTTGCCAAGCTCGTCGATGGCGATTGGATCGGCCGCAAGCAAAATTTGCTCATCACCGGGCCGACCGGCGTCGGCAAGAGCTGGATCGCCTGCGCGCTCGGCCACAAGGCATGCCGCGATAATCGATCGGTCTTATACCATCGCCTGCCAAGGCTGTTCGAAGCTCTGGCCCTTGCCCGCGGCGACGGACGCTACGCGCGGCTCCTTAAGACGCTATCGAGGGTCGATTTACTCATCCTGGATGATTGGGGCCTTGCCCCGCTTACTGGCGAGCAGCGCCGCGATCTCCTCGAAGTCGTCGACGATCGCCACCAGCGTGGATCGACCATCATCACCAGCCAGGTGCCGATCGAGCATTGGCACGAGGTCATCGCCGACCCGACCATCGCCGATGCCGTCCTCGATCGCCTCGTCCACAACGCTCACCGCCTCATCCTCAAAGGAGACAGCATGCGAAAAATAGCTGCCCAACGTGCCAATCTTGACGCCGCCAAGAAAAGCTGACCCAACTCCTCACGCCGGCAACGACACCCCGGCCGCCTTCGTCGGAACAGGTGGCCGCATTCGATCGGACCGCATGGTCGCGTTCAATCGGAATCCCTGGCCGCAATCCCCGGAATCCGCAGCTGCGGAATCCGAGGCAAGGCGGCCACCGATTCCGACGGAAAGCGGTCACCGATTCCGATCGAAAGCGGCCAGCCAATCCGAACGAAGGCGGCCACCCTGTTGATAGGGTGAGACGGGGCGCGTTGTCGGCAATCTGAACGGGGCAAGGTCCTCCTTTTGCGGTCCACGCAATGGGAGGTCTGATGCCCGCCGAGAGATTGCCGATGCGGAAGATTCGAGAAGTTCTGCGCCTGAAGTATGCCTGTGGGGCGAGCGATCGGGTGATCTCCCGATCGGTCGGGATCGGCCGCACGGCGATCGCGGAGTATGTCCGCCGCGCCGCGGTGATCGGCATCACCTGGCCGATACCGGAGGAGCTCGACGACACCGCGCTGGAGCGCAAGCTGTTTGCGCCGGCTGGCTATAACCCACCGCGATCGAAGCCGCTTCCGGAGTGGGGACAGATCCATGCCGAGCTGCGCCGCCGCGGCGTGACGCTGGCGCTGCTGTGGGAGGAATACCGCGGTCATCATCCCGACGGCTACGGATACAGCCGGTTCTGCGACCTCTACGTCGAATGGCGCCACGGGGTCACGGCGACCATGCGACAGACCCACGCGGCCGGCGAAAAGCTGTTCGTGGACTTCGCCGGCGATACCATGCCGGTGTTCGACGGGCTCACCGGGGAGGTGCGCGCCGCCAAGATCTTCGTCGCGGTCATGGGAGCGTCGAATTACACCTTTGCCCAAGCCCGGTTCAGCGAGACGCTGCCCGACTGGATCGGCGCCCATGTGGATGCGCTTAGCTTCCTGGGCGGGGTGCCGAAGGCGCTCGTCTGCGACAATCTGAAGGCCGGGGTGACGGTGGTGAGCCGCTACGAGCCGGGCGTCAACCGGACCTACCAGGATCTCGCCGCCCATTACGGCACCACCATTATGCCGGCCCGGCCGCGCAAGCCGCGCGATAAGGCCAAGGTCGAGGCGGCGGTTCTTATCGTCCAGCGATGGATTTTGGCCCGGCTGCGCAACCGGCGCTTCTTCTCGCTCGCCGAGTTGAACGTCGCGATCCGCATCCTGGTCGACGAACTCAACGCCCGCCTGATGCGCAAGCTCGGTGCCAGCCGCCGCGAGTTCTTCAACACCATCGATCGTCCGGCGCTGATGCCGCTGCCGGCCGAGCCCTATCAGTACGCCGAATGGCGTCGTGCCCGCGTGGCACCGGATTACCACGTCGAAGTTCAGGGACACTTCTACTCGGTGCCATCCCGCCTGATCCGCCAGGTCGTCGAGGTGCGGGCCACCGAGGCTACCATCGAGGTGTTCCATCGCGGCACCCGCATCGCCAGCCACGCCCGCTCGGGCGTGAAGCGCCGCCACACCACGATCCCCGAGCACATGCCGAGCGCGCATCGCCGATACGCCTTCTGGACGCCGGCGCGTCTGCTGGCCGCCGCCGAGCAGATCGGTCCGTCCACGATCGCGCTGTGCGAGGCGATCATGCGGACAAAGCCGCATCCCGAGCAGGGCTTCCGATCCTGTCTCGGCATCCTGCGGTTGGAAAAGACCTATGGGACGCAACGTCTCGAAGCCGCATGCCGCCGTGGGATCAGCATCGGCTCAGCGAGCTATCGGTCGATCGCCTCGATCCTCAAGACCGGCCTGGACAAGGCCTTCCTTCCCGACACCACCCCCGACGCCGATCCCATCCAGCACGGCAACATCCGTGGCCGCGGCTACTACCACTGACCAGCAACAAGGAGACCTTATGCTCAGCAACCACACCCACGAACGTCTCGCCGCTCTCGGGCTCGCCGGCATGGCCAAGGCCTTCGATGATCAGCAACGCCAACCGGACGTCACCGCGCTGACCTTCGAGCAGCGCCTCGGCCTGATGATCGATCGCGAAGCAACCGAGCGAGAGAACAAAAGGCTCATCGTGCGCCTGAAGTTCGCCTCGCTACGGCAGACCGCAATCGTCGAAGATGTCGATCTGCGCGCTCCGCGCGGCATCGACCGCGCCTTCTTTGCCAAGCTCGTCGATGGCGATTGGATCGGCCGCAAGCAAAATTTGCTCATCACCGGGCCGACCGGCGTCGGCAAGAGCTGGATCGCCTGCGCGCTCGGCCACAAGGCATGCCGCGATAATCGATCGGTCTTATACCATCGCCTGCCAAGGCTGTTCGAAGCTCTGGCCCTTGCCCGCGGCGACGGACGCTACGCGCGGCTCCTTAAGACGCTATCGAGGGTCGATTTACTCATCCTGGATGATTGGGGCCTTGCCCCGCTTACTGGCGAGCAGCGCCGCGATCTCCTCGAAGTCGTCGACGATCGCCACCAGCGTGGATCGACCATCATCACCAGCCAGGTGCCGATCGAGCATTGGCACGAGGTCATCGCCGACCCGACCATCGCCGATGCCGTCCTCGATCGCCTCGTCCACAACGCTCACCGCCTCATCCTCAAAGGAGACAGCATGCGAAAAATAGCTGCCCAACGTGCCAATCTTGACGCCGCCAAGAAAAGCTGACCCAACTCCTCACGCCGGCAACGACACCCCGGCCGCCTTCGTCGGAACAGGTGGCCGCATTCGATCGGACCGCATGGTCGCGTTCAATCGGAATCCCTGGCCGCAATCCCCGGAATCCGCATTCGATTCTCGCCCAATGGATCTGATGGTCCTCTCCTATAACCGCAACATCTTCAGCCGTTATCTCGTATCCTCCGTAAACATGGCGGCTCCGCTGACAGGACTCTTCGCGCACAGGGATGGGAGCAATTCAGTCACGTTTGCCTATACGGCCCGTGTCCGACCGGGACTCTATGTGACGACGGGTCTGAGTTACACGGATCACCCAAGCCTTACCTACGTGAAGAACCAGGGCAGCGACCTGAATTGGCTGATCAATCTCGTCACGGTGCTCTGAAGCCAAACAGCGCGAGCGCGTTGGGTCAGGAGTCTGGCGGGTCCGGATGATCGATGATCCAGGCCAGCTCCCCGTGATGCGGCGAGCCGATCGATCTTTCAGCACGCCCTGAGCACGGTCTGCGACAGGGCGTACTACCTTGCGCGGCCCGATTCCGTGGCCCGGCCAACAAGGGAATGCCCGAATTATAGTTCGCGTGCTTCAGCCAATATTAGTCTGCATCATTTGCGATTTGCGGTCGCGGCAGCTTAGTCCCGACTCTTTCGGCGGGCCGCAGAACTGCTCACAATTCGGCATTCGAGATTGAGCCGGCCGACCCGCCCAGTTTGAGCGTCTGGTCGGCGTTACATTATCTGAACGATCGCGCGCAGGAGTTGTCCCGGCGGCTGCAGGCCGGAAGATAGCCCGCAGTGCCAGCGAAGGAAAGCGACAAGCTTGTTTTTGACTTCCTGCGAGGAATGCCGCCCGCCGGCGCGGAAAAAAGAGTAGGCACAGCCGTTGCGGGAGACAATTGAGGCTTTAGCCGGTCCCACGGGCCATGATCAGCTCATTCGCGTCTCACACCTGCGCGTTAAACGGAGTTGAGCAGGTACGGCCCCAACGATCTGCAGCAAATGTCGCGTCTGTTCGTTCGCGATCGAAGTTAACGAGCTCCCGATCTCAGGAATCCGTCCCTCAAGCAGTGCAGAGCGATCATGAGCCGGCGGGCAGCACCGCAGAGATGGGGCGCGTCCTCGGCATTCAACGGGCGCGACACGACCTCGCCTGAAAACATTATGCCCGATTGGCATATCGACGATCGTCCTTGCATACCCCTAGCCCATGCGCGGGTGATTTAGTCTGGCTCAGAATTGACGGCCTAGCTAGGCGCACAACGATGCTTCGGCACTTTTTGGGAGGACTACCAACATGAATGGCAGCGTCGCAAAGGAAGTCGTTCGGGCCGAGGAGCCGGGAACGGATTTTCGCAGCATCTGGACCGACCTTCGTCACGTCCCGTTTCAACAGGGCTGGCTTGACGTCAAGGGCTGCCGGATCCGTTACCTGCGTTCCGGACCTTCTGAGGCGCCGAAGGTGATCATGTTGGCGGGTACGGGGGGACACGCCGAGACTTTCGTCGCCAATCTCGGCGCTCTTGGTAAACGGTACGACTGTTGGGCCGTCGACATCCCGGGCTGCGGCTACAGCGACAAGCCGGAGGGCTCATATGACAGCTTCCACACCGCGAGATTTGTGAAGGATCTGGCGCAGGTCATCGACGCGACGACGATCGATCTGATCGGATGTTCTGTAGGCTCCTGGAATGCGCTGCGGTGCGCGTTCGAATATCCCGAGTTGGTCCGCCGTCTTGTTCTCGTCTCACCGGCTGGCGGGCCGCTGCCTGAGCCAACAGACTCCTGGCACAGCATGTGGACTGACCGCAACATGCTGGGCGACCTTAGAAAGCTGCGCATGGAATTCGCGCGCACGCCAACCTTGGAGGCCGCGAGGGCTGTCCTCACTGACCTCATTCCCGATCAGCGTCGGCTTCCGGAAGACATGATCGCGGCACGATTCGATGTGACCCGGCAGCCGGGCGCAGTCGATGTCGCCGACAAGGTCTACTGGTGGTGGGACTACGAGGTGCGGCAGCAGAACACATTTTCACGTGCGCAACTACGCTCGATCCGGCATCCGGTCCTGGGGATCTGCGAGGCGCAGGACCGCACGATCGCGATCGTTGAGGCAATGTTTGAAGCCCTACCAAATGGTCGACTTATCCGCTTGGATGGTGTCGGGCACTGGCCCCACTATGAAGCGCCGCACCAGTTTAACGGGTGGACGCTTGAGTTTCTGAGCGCGTGATCCAGCTGCACAGGCGTGCTCCCACCGAGGCATCTTCCGGAACAAGAAAAATGACCAGCGACGACAATTGTGCCCCCGATGATGAAACCACCACGAAGAATGCGATCGCCCTGGCAGCGGCCTTGAGACCACTACTCACCGAGCACGCTGCCAGGTGCGAGCGTGAGCGGCAGATTCCAGGTGAGGTGCTGAAAGCACTCAGGGAAAGCGGTCTGTTCAACCTTGCGAAGCCAATGCGCTGCGGCGGGCCCGGCGCCCCACTGATGACCCTGATCGAGGTCGCAGCCGAACTCGGCAAGGGCTGCGTCGGAACAGCCTGGTCATATAACATATTGTGTGCGACCACAGGAGCAGCGGCGGCATTGCCACCCTGGATCTCAAAAGCAATCTTTACCACCGGCGAAGAGCTCGTGTGTGGCGTTCTCACCCCCTCAGGCAAGGCTGTTCAGGTTGAGGGAGGCTATCGCGTAAGCGGCAGCTGGACTTTCGCGTCTGGCTGCATGCACGCCGACTGGGCTCTCTGCGGGGTGCAGGTGCTTGATGCTGAGGCGACGGTCATCGACAGTGGAATGGTGCCGATGCCCATCGGTCCGGAAGGCGTCAGCATCAGGGATAGCTGGAACGTCGCAGGAGTTTGCGGCTCGGGAAGCCATACTCTCCTGGCCAACGACGTATTCGTTCCGCAGGAATGTGCAGCACTGAAGTCACAGGCTCCGACGGAGGCGCAATTGCTCGGCATTCCGGAGCTCGAACCGAGGGACCGCTGGCCCTTTTCCGCCGTACTGCCGCTAGCGATCATAGGACCATTGCTTGGTGCTGCGGAAGCGATCCTCGATACCGTCGTCTCCAATGCCGGCCGGCGCGGACTTACCTATTGGCTGTATCCGACGCAATCCGCATCTGAGGTGGTGCTGGAGCAGATTGGCGAGGCCGCAACGGTGATCGGAGCAGCTTGGCAGCTGGTGAGACGCTCCGCGCATGACGTCGACAGCCTGGCGCAAACGCGTGTGCTGACATTCCAGGAGCGCGCCCGAATTCAGGCCGACTGCGGTTATGCTGCTCACCTGCTGCGTTCCGCGGCCGAGACCCTTATGAACATAGCTGGCGCATCCGCGTTCGCCAATGACAATGCACTTCAGCGGCTCTGGCGCGACCTGAACGTCGGTAGTCGGCACGCATTCCTGAACACACGGCCCTCAATGGAATTGCTTGGCCGGGCGCTCACTGGTCGCGAACCCAACAATCAATTCTATTGAGAATACTCGCGCCTGGAGATCGAGCATGAAGCTCGCCCGTTTTTCGACCGGTGGTGAACTTGAGCTTGGCCTGGTTGAAGGCAACGGGATCGTCTCGATCACTGCTACCTTGCCCTTTATCGGCGCTGACATGCGGCAGCTCATTCAGCGGTGGCCAGAACTGCGCGACGAAATCGCGGAACTGCCCCGCCGCAAGGAAAGCTGGATTCCTTTAAGCGACGCCAGGCTGCATGCACCAATAGCCCG from Bradyrhizobium sp. AZCC 1693 encodes:
- the istA gene encoding IS21 family transposase; translated protein: MPAERLPMRKIREVLRLKYACGASDRVISRSVGIGRTAIAEYVRRAAVIGITWPIPEELDDTALERKLFAPAGYNPPRSKPLPEWGQIHAELRRRGVTLALLWEEYRGHHPDGYGYSRFCDLYVEWRHGVTATMRQTHAAGEKLFVDFAGDTMPVFDGLTGEVRAAKIFVAVMGASNYTFAQARFSETLPDWIGAHVDALSFLGGVPKALVCDNLKAGVTVVSRYEPGVNRTYQDLAAHYGTTIMPARPRKPRDKAKVEAAVLIVQRWILARLRNRRFFSLAELNVAIRILVDELNARLMRKLGASRREFFNTIDRPALMPLPAEPYQYAEWRRARVAPDYHVEVQGHFYSVPSRLIRQVVEVRATEATIEVFHRGTRIASHARSGVKRRHTTIPEHMPSAHRRYAFWTPARLLAAAEQIGPSTIALCEAIMRTKPHPEQGFRSCLGILRLEKTYGTQRLEAACRRGISIGSASYRSIASILKTGLDKAFLPDTTPDADPIQHGNIRGRGYYH
- the istB gene encoding IS21-like element helper ATPase IstB, whose amino-acid sequence is MLSNHTHERLAALGLAGMAKAFDDQQRQPDVTALTFEQRLGLMIDREATERENKRLIVRLKFASLRQTAIVEDVDLRAPRGIDRAFFAKLVDGDWIGRKQNLLITGPTGVGKSWIACALGHKACRDNRSVLYHRLPRLFEALALARGDGRYARLLKTLSRVDLLILDDWGLAPLTGEQRRDLLEVVDDRHQRGSTIITSQVPIEHWHEVIADPTIADAVLDRLVHNAHRLILKGDSMRKIAAQRANLDAAKKS
- a CDS encoding alpha/beta fold hydrolase, with protein sequence MNGSVAKEVVRAEEPGTDFRSIWTDLRHVPFQQGWLDVKGCRIRYLRSGPSEAPKVIMLAGTGGHAETFVANLGALGKRYDCWAVDIPGCGYSDKPEGSYDSFHTARFVKDLAQVIDATTIDLIGCSVGSWNALRCAFEYPELVRRLVLVSPAGGPLPEPTDSWHSMWTDRNMLGDLRKLRMEFARTPTLEAARAVLTDLIPDQRRLPEDMIAARFDVTRQPGAVDVADKVYWWWDYEVRQQNTFSRAQLRSIRHPVLGICEAQDRTIAIVEAMFEALPNGRLIRLDGVGHWPHYEAPHQFNGWTLEFLSA
- a CDS encoding acyl-CoA dehydrogenase family protein; protein product: MTSDDNCAPDDETTTKNAIALAAALRPLLTEHAARCERERQIPGEVLKALRESGLFNLAKPMRCGGPGAPLMTLIEVAAELGKGCVGTAWSYNILCATTGAAAALPPWISKAIFTTGEELVCGVLTPSGKAVQVEGGYRVSGSWTFASGCMHADWALCGVQVLDAEATVIDSGMVPMPIGPEGVSIRDSWNVAGVCGSGSHTLLANDVFVPQECAALKSQAPTEAQLLGIPELEPRDRWPFSAVLPLAIIGPLLGAAEAILDTVVSNAGRRGLTYWLYPTQSASEVVLEQIGEAATVIGAAWQLVRRSAHDVDSLAQTRVLTFQERARIQADCGYAAHLLRSAAETLMNIAGASAFANDNALQRLWRDLNVGSRHAFLNTRPSMELLGRALTGREPNNQFY